Below is a window of Geomonas oryzisoli DNA.
AAAGCTTCCTGAAGGAGATCGGCGCGGAAGGGACCGTGCTGGCGAAGTTCCCCTCCACGCTGCTGGAGAAGAAGCTGGCCCGCCACCCGTTCTACGACCAGGATTCCATCATCCTCCTGGGTGAGCATGTCACCCTGGAAGCCGGTACCGGCTGCGTCCACACCGCCCCCGGCCACGGCCAGGAAGACTACGAGCTCGGCCTTGCGTCCGGTCTCGACATCTACAACCCGGTCGACAACCGCGGCCGCTTCTACGAGAACATCGAGTTCTTCGGCGGCCAGTTCGTGTTCGACGCCAACAAGAACGTCATCGAGAAGCTGATCGAGGTGGGTGCCCTTCTGGGTTCCAAGGAGATCTCGCACTCCTACCCGCACTGCTGGCGCTGCAAGAAGCCGGTCATCTTCCGCGCCACCGAGCAGTGGTTCATCTCCATGCAGAAGAACGACCTGCGCGGCCGGGCGCTGACCGAGATCAACAACGTGAACTGGATCCCGAAGTGGGGGCGTGAGCGCATCTACGGCATGATCGAGAACCGCCCGGACTGGTGCGTTTCCCGTCAGCGCTCCTGGGGCGTGCCCATCGCCGCCTTCTACTGCAAGAGCTGCGGGCACGTGCTCGCCGACGGCACGATCATGCACCGCGTGGCCGACCTCTTCGCCGAGCACACCTCCGACATCTGGTACGACTGGGATGCCGCCAAGTTCCTGCCGGAAGGGACTACCTGCCCCTCCTGCGGCAAGAACGAATTCGAGAAGGAAGGCGACATTCTCGACGTCTGGTTCGACTCCGGCACCTCGCACGCCGCCGTGCTCGAGCTGCGCGACAATCTCGGTTCGCCGGCCGACATGTACCTGGAAGGAAGCGACCAGCACCGCGGCTGGTTCCACTCCTCGCTTTTGGCCAGCGTCGGCACCCGCGGCCGCGCCCCCTACAAGAACGTGCTCACCCACGGCTTCGTCATGGACGGCGCCGGCCGCAAGATGAGCAAGTCCGTGGGCAACGTGGTGGCACCCGAGGACGTCATCAAGAAGTTCGGCGCCGACGTGCTGCGTCTGTGGGTCGCCGCGCAGGACTACCGCGACGATCTGCGCATCTCCCAGGAGATCCTGACCCGGCTCTCCGAGAGCTACCGCCGCATCAGGAACACCTGCCGTTACATCCTGGGCAACATCCACGACTTCAACCCCGACACCGACTGCGTCGCTTACGCCGACATGCCGGAGCTGGACCGCTGGGCCATGCACCAGCTGGAACTCTTGAAGGAGAAGGTGCTTGCCTCCTACACCGACAGCGAGTTCCACATCCTCTACCACGCGGTGAACGGCTTCTGCACCGTCGAGATGAGCGCCTTCTACCTCGACATCCTCAAGGACCGCGTCTATACCTCCAAGGGCGATTCGCTGGCCAGGAGAAGCGGCCAGACCGTGATGTACAAGATCCTGGACGCGCTGGTGCGCATGGTGGCGCCGGTACTCTCCTTCACCGCCGAGGAAGTCTGGGCCGAGATGCCGGGCACTCGCGAAGAGAGCGTGCATCTGGCGCTCTTCCCGGCGCTTACCCCGGAGGTCAAGGACGAGGCGCTGGCCGCCCGCTGGGAGAAGATCATCAAGATCCGCTCCGAAGTTTCCAAGGCGCTCGAGCTCGCCCGCGTCAAGAAGGTGATCGGCCACTCCCTCGACGCCGCCGTCGCCATCAAGGCTACCGGCGACACCGCGGCGTTCCTCAAGGATTACGAGGCGCAGCTTGCCGAGATCTTCATCGTTTCCAAGGCTGGACTGGTCGGCGAACTGGCCGGCGACGTCTACGTGGCGGAAGGGATCGAAGGGCTGGAGGTGGGTGTGAGCGCGGCTCCCGGCGAGAAATGCGAGCGCTGCTGGTGCTACAGCGAGGAACTCGGCAAGGATGCCGAGCACGCGGGCATTTGCCCGAAATGTCTTGCGGCCGTGAAATAAACTACCTTCATCACTCCCCCTCCCCCCTTGCGGGGGAGGGTTGGGGTGGGGGGGAAGGTGCCACCTGCGACGATGTTGGCTGCTTCACCCACCCCCCAGCCCCCTCCCGTCAAGGGAGGGGGGGCGATTGCAACCTAGGGATCCTATGAAACCAAAATACATCATCCTCGCGGCGGTATCGGCGCTGGTACTGGTGCTGGACCAGTTGAGCAAGCTCTACATCGACAGGACCATGACCCTGCACAGCTCCTATCCCGTCATAGAGGGGCTCTTCAACATCACCTATCTGCGCAACAAGGGGGCCGCCTTCGGCATCCTGGCCACTTCGAGCTACCGGCTTCCGTTCTTCCTGCTGGTCTCGAGCATCGCGGTCATCGTGATCCTGGTGGCGGTCGGCAAGCTGCGGGACGACCAGACCCTGAACGTCGCCTCTTTGTCGCTGATCTTCTCGGGAGCGCTCGGCAACATGATCGACCGGGTCCGTCTGGGCGAGGTCATCGACTTCCTCGATGTGCATTGGAAGGGGCATCACTGGCCCGCCTTCAACATCGCCGACTCCGCCATCTGCGTCGGCGTCTTCATCCTGGCCATCGACATGATCCTCGAGGAGCGCAGGGAAAAGAAGAACCCGCCCACTCAGGACGCACACTGACCGTTTCCTTTCATAAAAGGGGACTGGCTCCGCTAGGTGCCAGTCCCCTTTGTTTTTGATGAAGCTGGCGGAGCTGAGAGAAGCGTTCCGCTAAAGGGACAGGCACCTGACGGAGCCTGTCCCTTCTCCCTACCTAGCCGTTCTCCTCCAACAACCTGGTGAACAACTCCCTGATCTCGTTGGGCAGGCGTCGGGCCTTCATCTCCGGACTCACGCAGGCCAGCGTCACCTTGGCCTCCACCAGCAACTTGTCGTCTTCCTTTCTCACCACCTGCTGCGCCACCGTGAACGAGCTGTTCTTCAGCGTCGCGATCTGGGTGCGCACCACCAGCAGGTCGTCCAGCCGCGCCGGTGCGCGGAAGCTGGCGTCGATGTGGACTACCGGGAAGATGATCCCCATGTCGTGCATCTCGCGGACCGATAGCCCGTGCGTCCTGAGAAACTCCGTCCTCGCCCTTTCCATGTAGCTTATGTAGTTGGAGTGGTACACCACCCCGCCTGCGTCGGTGTCTTCGTAGTAAATACGTACTTCCAATGCGACCTCCAAAAAAAATCATTTACAGGGATAAAAGGGATAAAAGGGATAAAGGCCTTTAAGGCATAAAGGACTTGGGTCTCAAACCAAAAAATTGGGTTTTAGATCTTATCCCCTGTATCCCTTTTATCCCTGTTAATTGCCTTTGGTGTTTTCCTCGCCCAGAATCCTGCCGTACACCTCGCGCACGGCCTCGGTCACCCGCTCGTAATCCGCCATGAGCGCCTGTCCGGGGTTCTTCAACATGGGGTCGTAGCCGAGCCTCCTCGCGAGCTTGTTCAGGTATTTGAGCGGCCCGCCCAGGTCGTTCATCGAGTAGTCGTGGATGATCCTCAGCCGGTTCTCGAGGCGGCGCAGGAAGCGGTACCCTTCGGCAAGCGATTGGTAATCCGGCTCGGAAACGATGCCGAGCATGCGCATGGCATCGAGGGCTTCCAGTGAGTTGCAACTGCGGATCTCGCGGTGCTCGCAGCCGTACTTCAATTGCAGGAACTGGATGATGAACTCGACATCGACCATGCCGCCGCGACCGGTCTTGATGTTGTAGCTCCCGGTCGATTCCTTGGCGAGCTCGTTCTCCATGCGCATCCTGAGCCGGTGGATCTCCTTGCGCACGTTATCATCGGCGCTGGCGCCGTAAACCGTCTGCTCGATGACCTGCTCCACCTTTTCCTTCAGCCGCGGGTCGCCGTAGGTCACCCGCGCCTTGGTGAGCGCCTGGCGCTCCCAGATCTGTGCCTCGGTGGCGTGGTAGCTCTGGAAGGATTCCAGGGACGTGACCAGGGGGCCGGCATTCCCCGAAGGACGCAGCCTGGTGTCGATCTTGTAGGCGTACCCCTCGCGGGTCTGGGTGGTCAGCACCAGGATGATCTTCTGTCCGAGTTTCGCGAAGTACTCGCGGTTGGTGATGCTCTTCTCCCCGTCGGTGAACCCCTGCCCGTCGTAGATGTAGATGATGTCCAGGTCGGAGTGGTAGTTCAGCTCGAAACCGCCCAGTTTACCCATGGCGACGATGGCGAATGCGGCCTGATGCCTGGTGCCGTCCTCCTCGACGACGATGGGGCGGCCGAAACGGGCCAGCTCTCCGGTCGCTATGCAGCAGGCCGCGGCCAGGGTCACGTCGGCCAGGTCGGTTAGCTGCTGCGCCACCTCGGGCTGCTTCATCTTGCCGTAGATGTCGTTCATGCCGATGCGCAGGAACTCCTCGTGGCGGTAGCTCCGCATCGCGTCCAGTTGCTCCTCGAATCCGTCGGCCTGGGTGATGAAACCGTCCAGCTCCTTGGCCATGGCGGCCCGCTCCTTCTGCAGATAGGCGTAGCCGCGCGTGGTCATGCTGTCCAAAAGTTCCGGGTGGCCGATGAAGATCTTGGACAGGAACTCGGACATGCCGAACATGGAGGTGAGGAGCTTCAGGATGTCGCGGTTTTCGGCAAGCAAAGCGTAGATGGAGGAGCGGGTTCTCTGCGAGGAGAGGAAGCGTTCCAGGTTCGCGAGTGCCAGGTCGGGGTCGGGGCTGTGGAAGACCTCCTGCAGGAACAGGGGGGCGATCTTCTCCAGGGTGCGTCTGCCCTGTTCGGTCAGGTTCACCTTGGCGGGGCCGTCGCGCAGCACCAGGAGATTCTGGTAGGCGGCATCGGGGTGCTCGAAGTGGCGCTCCTCGAGCATGTCCTTGATGAGGTCCGGGTCGGCGTTGTGGTCGAAGAAGAAGTGCACCTCGGGGAGCACCTCCTCCTTGATCTTCTCGTCGCGCGACAGGAAGAGGTCGCCGTAGATGGCGGAGACGGCGCGCCGGTGCCCTTCCAGTGTCTCCCGGAACCGGTGCAACCCGTCCTTCCTGAGGTAGCCGCAGCGGCGCGCCAACGCGTGCATTTCCTCGTCCTTTCTGGGCAGGGCGTGGGTCTGTCTCTCCTGCACCACCTGGATCCGGTGCTCGACGGTACGCAGGAAGCGGTAGGCGTCGGAAAGGGCGGTGCAGTCGGCTTCCTTGATGATGCGCGCCTGGTAGAGGGTCTGCAGGGCCTTGAGCGAATTGCGCTCGCGCAGGTGCGGGTTCTTGCCGGCGTAGACCAGTTGCAGCGCCTGGATGAAGAACTCGATCTCCCTGATGCCGCCGCGGCCGAGCTTGATGTTGATCTCCCCTTCCTGGTTCCTGGCCAGGGATGCGTCGATCTTCTTCTTCATCGCCATCATGTCCTCGATCAGGTTGTAATCGAGGTAGCGGCGGTAGATGAACGGGGTGAGCGCGGCGAGGATCCGCTGGCCCAGCTCGATGGAGCCCGCGACGGGGCGGGCCTTCATCATGGCGGCGCGTTCCCAGGACTGGCCCCAGGCCTCGTAGTACACCTCGGCGGAGCGCATGGAGCTGGCGAGGTCCCCGGCCTTGCCGTCGGGCCGCAGCCCCATGTCGACCCGGAACACGAAACCGTCCTCGGTGACCTGGGAGATGGCGCGGCTCACCATTTCCGCGAGCTTGACGAAGAAGGTGTGCAGCGAGAGCTTGTTCTTGAACCCGCCGCGGCCGTCCGGGATGCCGGTGCACTCGCCCTTGTCGGAGGAGTAGAAGTAGATCAGGTCGATGTCGGAGGAGAAGTTGAGCTCCCTGCCGCCGAACTTGCCCATGCCGATGATGGTGAATTCCGCGGGGATCAACCCGTCGGGGCTGTTTTCCATCGGCGTGCCGTGCTCTTGCACCAGTTGGGTGAAGGCGGCCTCGTAGGCTAGTTGCAGCGTGGCCGCGGCCAGTGCCGACAGTTCGCCGGTGACCTCCTCCAGGGTGGCCAGACCGTTCAGGTCCCGTGCGGCGATGCGCAGCATCTCCGCGTACTTGAAGCGGCGCAGGCAGGAGAAGAGATCGGCGTAGCTGGTGCCTGTCGGGACGCGGTCGCGCAGGGCCTGCAGCATCTCGTCCTCGCTGCGGCGCTGCATGATCTCGCGCTCGATGAAGAGACGCCGCAGGTAAGAAGGGTCCCGGCAGATGATGTTGGTGAGGAAAGGGGAGGAGCCGCAGATGTTCATCAGCTGGATGGTGACTGCGCGGCGGGAGCAGATCTCCAGCAGGACCTCGCGCGGCACCACGGTGCTGATACGTTCGAAGCCGTTCAGCGCCATATCGGGAAGCGGGGTGGCGAGTGCGGCGAGCGCCAGTTCGACCAGGCGCTCGCCGGGCAGCATCTCGGAGAGGAGCCGCAGGTTTTCCACCGACCGTGCGCCATAGCTGAAGCCGACCTGTTCCAACTGGTGGGACAGATCAGCTTTGTCCGGCTCGGAGAGCGCGGACAGCAGCAGCGCGGCGAGGTCGGCGAGGCGGCTCATAGTCCGACCAGTGCCTTCAGCTCCCTCTCGTAGTCGCCGCGCACCACCCCTTTTTCAGTGATGATGCCGGTGATGTAGCGGGCGGGGGTGACATCGAAGGCGGGGTTTCTGACCTTGACGCCTTCCGGTGCGATGGTGACGCCCTGCACCTTGGTCACCTCTTCGGGGCTGCGCTCCTCGATGGGGATCTGGTCGCCGTTGGCGAGCTTCAGATCCAGGGTGGAGATCGGTGCGGCCACGTAGAACGGGATCCGGTTCTCCTTGGCGAGGACCGCGACGGAGTAGGTGCCGATCTTGTTGGCGGTGTCGCCGTTGGCCGCGATGCGGTCGGCGCCGACTACGCAGAAGTCGATCTGTCCGCTTTTCATGAGCCAGCCGGCCATGTTGTCGGAGATGAGGGTCACCGGGATGGAATCCTTCATCAGTTCCCAGGCGGTGAGGCGCGCGCCCTGGAGCCAGGGACGGGTTTCGTCCGCGAAGACGCGGATGTTTTTGCCCGCCTCGTGCGCGCCGCGGATGACGCCCAGCGCGGTGCCGTAGCCGGCGGTGGCTAAGCCCCCTGCGTTGCAGTGGGTGAGGATGGAGGCTCCCTCCTTGACCAGTGCGGCGCCGTGGCGGCCGATCTCCTTGCAGATGGCGAGGTCTTCCGCCTCGATGCTGATCGCTTCAGCCTTCAGGATTTCGCGGATCGAGTTGAGGTCGAGTTCCTTGTGCTGCAGCGCCACCCGTTTCATCCGCTCCAGTCCCCAGAACAGGTTGACCGCGGTGGGGCGGGTGCGGCCCAGGACGTCGCAGACGTTTTCGAGTTGGCGGTAGAAGGTGTCGAAGCTGTCGGCGATGATCTCGCGTGCGCCGATAGCGACACCCATGGCGGCGGCGATGCCTATGGCCGGTGCGCCACGGACGACCATGCCGCGGATGGCCTCGGCGACCCCTTTGAAGTCCGTGTACTCGTTGTAGACCTCCTCGGCCGGGAGCCGGGTCTGGTCTATCATGATCACCTTGTTGTCGCGCCACTCAATGGTTCTGAAAGACATTTATTACCTCGAAAAAACAACACCGTCGCACACGGATTTGACGGAAACGTGCGGATAAAGGCGGGTACTTCAAAAACGATTTTGGGTTAAACCAAAAACGATTGATTCTGCCTTTTCCGTTTTTTCCGTTCGATAACACCGTCGCACACGGATTTGACGGAAACGTGCGGATAAAGGCGGGTACTTCAAAAACGATTTTGGGTTAAGCCAAAAAACGATTGATTCTGCCTTTTCCGTTTTTTCCGTTCGATCCGCGTGCGATGCCGTTGACTTTGTTTTTATCCCTTCAACTTCTTCAGCAGAAGCTCGTTCACGACCGCGGGGTTGGCCTTCCCTTTGGAGGCGCGCATGACCTGGCCGACGAAGAAGCCGAAAACGGTCTCCTTGCCGCCACGGTACTGTTCGACCTGGGCCGGGTTGTTGTTTAATACTTCGTCCACCATCGCCTCGATGGCGCCGGTGTCCGATACCTGCACCAGCCCCTTCTCTTCGACGATCTTCTCCGGCGCCTTGCCCGTCTTGTACATCTCGTCGAACACGGTCTTGGCGATCTTGCCGGAGATGGTTCCTTTCTCCATCAGTTTCAACATGTCGGCCAACAGCGCCGGGGTCACCGGACAGTCGGTGATTGAGCGGTTGTTGTCCTCGTTGAGGGCGCGGGAGACCTCCCCCATGACCCAGTTGGAAACCGTCTTCGCCTGCGGGAAGCGGGCGACGGTCTCCTCGTAGTACTGCGCCAGTTCGCGGCTCGATACCAGCACCTCGGCGTCGTACTCGGGAAGCCCCAGTTCCGCGACATAGCGGGCGCGCTTAGCCTCAGGCAGTTCCGGCAGCGTGGCGCGCACGTCCTCGATCCACTGGTCCGGGATCAACACCGGAACGAGGTCCGGGTCCGGGAAGTAGCGGTAGTCGTGGGCCTCCTCCTTGCCGCGCATGGAGCGGGTGGTGCCGGTGTTCGGGTCGAAGAGGCGGGTTTCCTGGATCACCTTGCCGCCGTCGTCCAAGATTTCGGCCTGGCGCTCGATCTCGTACTCGATAGCCTGCTTGATGAACTTGAAGGAGTTGATGTTCTTAAGCTCCGCGCGGGTGCCGAAGACGGTGGAGCCGACCGGCATGAGCGACACGTTGGCGTCGCAGCGGAAGCTTCCTTCCTCGAGGTTGCCGTCGCAGATGCCCAGGTACATGACGATCTGGTGCAGCTTCTTGAGGTAGGCGATGGCCTCGTCCGGCGAGCGCATGTCCGGCTCGGAGACGATCTCCAGAAGGGGCGTGCAGGCGCGGTTCAGGTCGACGCAGGAATCGTCCACCCCGGGGATGTCGGCGTGCACCAGCTTGCCGGCGTCCTCCTCCATGTGGATGCGGGTGATGCCGATCCGCTTCGTTTCCCCGTCCACCTCGATGTCCAGGTGACCGTGCTGGCAGATGGGGAGGTCGAACTGGCTGATCTGGTACCCCTTGGGGAGGTCCGGGTAGAAGTAGTTCTTCCTGGCGAAGACGTTTCTCTGGGTGATGGAGCAGTTGGTCGCGAGTCCGGCGCGGATGGCGTTTTCCACCACCTGCTTGTTGAGGACCGGGAGTGCGCCGGGGAAGCCGAGGCAGACCGGGCAGGTCTGGGAGTTCGGCTCGGCGCCGAAGCGGGTCGAACAGCCGCAGAAGATCTTGGTGTTGGTGGTGAGCTGGGTGTGCACCTCAAGCCCGATGACAACCTGATATTTCATAGATAGCTCCGACAGAGTTGTTTTCTGTGTGATGCTGCCCCCCTCCCGACCTCCCCCCTCCTGGGGGAGGAGTTAACTCTCGCCCAAGCGTGGGAGTTGCTACTCCCTCCCCCGGAGGGGGAGGGCTGGGGAGGGGGGAAAGGCTAAAGCGGCGCCTTCTTCAGGTGCCACTGGGTCTCCTTCTCGAACGCGTAGGCGGTGGAGAGGATGGTGGCTTCACCGAACGGCTTGCCGATCAGCTGCAGGCCGATGGGAAGACCGGCGGCGCTGAAACCGGCCGGGATGCTGATGCCGCAGGTGCCCGCCAGGTTCACCGGAATGGTGAAGATGTCGGAAAGGTACATCTGCAGCGGGTCGGCCAGTTTCTCCCCGATCTTGAAGGGGGGCGTCGGCGCGATCGGGGTCAAGAGTACGTCCACCTCGTTGAAGGCGTTCAGGAAATCCTGCATGATCAGGGTCCTGACCTTCTGGGCCTTGACGTAGTAGGCGTCATAGTAGCCGGAGGAGAGGGCGTAGGTCCCGAGCATGATCCTTCTCTTCACCTCGGAGCCGAAGCCCTCGGCGCGGGTCTTGGCGAACATCTCCTTCAGGCCGCGCGCGTCCTCGGCGCGGTGCCCGAAGCGGACGCCGTCGTAGCGTGCCAGGTTGGAGCTCGCCTCGGCGGTGGCGATCAGGTAGTAGGTGGCGACGGCGTATTCGGTGTGCGGCAGGCTCACCTCGCGCATCTCGGCGCCCAGGCTCTTGTAGAGGGCGATCGCCTCGTCCATGGCGCGCTTCACGTCGGGGTCGAGACCCTCGATGAAGTACTGCTTCGGGAGACCGATCTTCAGCCCCTTGACGCCCGTGGCAAGCCCGGCGACGTAGTCGGGGACCGGGGTGTTGACCGAGGTGGAGTCTTTGGGGTCGTGCCCGGCAACGGCACCCAAAAGGAGCGCGGCGTCGGTGACGTCACGGGTGAGCGGCCCGACCTGGTCCAAGGACGAGGCGTAGGCGATCACGCCGTAGCGGGAGACGCGGCCGTAGGTGGGCTTCAAACCGACACAGGAGCAGTGCGAAGCGGGCTGGCGGATGGAGCCGCCGGTGTCGGTGCCGAGGGTCGCGGTCGCGGTGCGCGCGGCGATGGCGGCGGCGGAACCGCCGGAGGAGCCGCCCGGGGTGCACTCGAGGTTCCAGGGGTTCTTCACCGGCCCGAAGTAGGAGGACTCGTTGGAGCTTCCCATGGCGAACTCGTCCTGGTTCAGCTTGCCCACGATGACTGCGCCCTGCTCCTTGAGCTTGGCGACCGCGGTGCCGTCGTAGGGGGGGACGAAGTTTTCCAGGATGCGGGAGCCGCAGGTGGTGCGGATCCCCTTGGTGATGAAGATGTCCTTGAGGCCGACGGGAATGCCGGTCAAGGGGGCGATGTCGCCGGCGGCGATGCGCTTGTCTGCCGCTTCCGCCTCGACCAGTGCCTGCTCCGGGGTGACCGTGATGTAGGCGTTCACCTGGCCGTCAACCGCCTCGATGCGATCCAGCATGGCGCGGGTCGCCTCGACGGAGGAGACCTCCTTCGCCTTAAGCTTCTCGTGCAGCTCGTGTATGGTAAGGTCGAAAATTTCCATTAAAGACTCCGATCTCAAAGTTGTCGGACTAGTCCGACTAGTCCGACCAGTCTGACTGGTCCGACAGCTATTCTATTACCTTCGGCACCCTGAAAAAGCTCTCCGCGCGCTGCGGCGCGTTGGCGAGGGCGGCTTCCACGCCGATCGAGTCGGCGGGCTGGTCGGGGCGGAAGGCGTTTTCCATCGGCACCGCGTGCGAGGTCGGTACGATCCCCTCGGTATCCAGTGCGTTCAGCTTCTCGACGTAGGCGAGGATGCCGTCCATCTGTCCGGTGAAGGTGTCCAGCTCGCTGTCGGAAAGCTCCAGTCGGGCCAGCCTGGCTACGTGCTCCACCTCACTTCTCGTGATCTTCATACCTGCTCCAAATGCGCCCACGGAGGGGCGTCCTGACGTTAAAAGTGTCCCCGGTTATTATCATGAAAGGGCTGAAAAGGCAACGGGAGCTAGTCCGGGAGCACCAGCCCCGCATCGACGACGTTGGACGGCGCGCTTTCGACGGTCTGGCCGTCGACGGTGGCGACGCTGGTCACGGCGTAGCTGTAGGTTTTTCCCAGGATCACTTCCTGGTCCTGGAAGGTGTTGCCGGTCAGCGGCGCCTTGTTGAGCGGGGCGAGCGGCATCGGCTCTCCCTTTTTGCTCCGGTACACGTTGTAGCCGGCAGCGCTTCCCTGTTCCGGAGGAAGCCCCACGAAGTTCAGTGTCACCTCGTTGGGCGAGCCCGCCGCCTCCAGCACCGGGGGGAGGGGAGGGGTGACCGCCGTACGCCGCACCTTGTTGGAATCCTTGCTCTGCGCGCCGCTTTTGGTGAAGGAGCGCACCTTGTACTGGTAGGTCTGACCCTTCTTGAGGTCGAAGTCGTCGTAGATCCAGAGGCTCCCCACCTGGCGCACACCTTCGGGGAGCTCGAGATCGACCCGCACCAACTGCTTGTACGCGCTCGGGCACTCCTCGCAGTCCTCAGCCGGCGGAAGCACGTTGCGCCGGAAAAGCAGGAACCCCGCCAGGTCTTCCAGCTTGCCTCCCTTTTCCTGCTTCCCCGGGCCGGTCCAGCTTACCTGGAATTCGCCCCCCTTCTGGGGAGCGGCCAGCGTGGTGATCGGCGCCGGGACCAGCGCCTCGGGGGGAATCAGTTGTCCTCTCTTGCCGCACCCCGGCACAAGCGCGAGCGACGCGACCAGGAACAGGGGGGGCAGGAATCTACGCACGATCGCCACGGTTTAACGCCCTTCCTTGGCGCGTTCGATCTCGGCCTTGACCCGCTCCAGCGCGGTGCCGCCGGTTGCGCGGCGGGCGTTGACCGAGGCCTCCAGCGTGATGGAGCCGAAGATGTCGTCCTCGATGCGGTTGGAGAAGATCTGCCACTCGGCCAGGGAGAGTTCCGGGATGTCCATCTCGTTCTCGATGCAGTAGCGGACCGCCTTGCCGACGATCTCGTGGGCGTCGCGGAACGGGATTCCCTTTCTCACCAGGTAGTCGGCCACGTCGGTCGCGGTGGAGAAGCCGGCGCC
It encodes the following:
- the gatA gene encoding Asp-tRNA(Asn)/Glu-tRNA(Gln) amidotransferase subunit GatA; this encodes MEIFDLTIHELHEKLKAKEVSSVEATRAMLDRIEAVDGQVNAYITVTPEQALVEAEAADKRIAAGDIAPLTGIPVGLKDIFITKGIRTTCGSRILENFVPPYDGTAVAKLKEQGAVIVGKLNQDEFAMGSSNESSYFGPVKNPWNLECTPGGSSGGSAAAIAARTATATLGTDTGGSIRQPASHCSCVGLKPTYGRVSRYGVIAYASSLDQVGPLTRDVTDAALLLGAVAGHDPKDSTSVNTPVPDYVAGLATGVKGLKIGLPKQYFIEGLDPDVKRAMDEAIALYKSLGAEMREVSLPHTEYAVATYYLIATAEASSNLARYDGVRFGHRAEDARGLKEMFAKTRAEGFGSEVKRRIMLGTYALSSGYYDAYYVKAQKVRTLIMQDFLNAFNEVDVLLTPIAPTPPFKIGEKLADPLQMYLSDIFTIPVNLAGTCGISIPAGFSAAGLPIGLQLIGKPFGEATILSTAYAFEKETQWHLKKAPL
- the gatC gene encoding Asp-tRNA(Asn)/Glu-tRNA(Gln) amidotransferase subunit GatC, yielding MKITRSEVEHVARLARLELSDSELDTFTGQMDGILAYVEKLNALDTEGIVPTSHAVPMENAFRPDQPADSIGVEAALANAPQRAESFFRVPKVIE
- a CDS encoding fibronectin type III domain-containing protein, whose amino-acid sequence is MRRFLPPLFLVASLALVPGCGKRGQLIPPEALVPAPITTLAAPQKGGEFQVSWTGPGKQEKGGKLEDLAGFLLFRRNVLPPAEDCEECPSAYKQLVRVDLELPEGVRQVGSLWIYDDFDLKKGQTYQYKVRSFTKSGAQSKDSNKVRRTAVTPPLPPVLEAAGSPNEVTLNFVGLPPEQGSAAGYNVYRSKKGEPMPLAPLNKAPLTGNTFQDQEVILGKTYSYAVTSVATVDGQTVESAPSNVVDAGLVLPD